In the Malus domestica chromosome 16, GDT2T_hap1 genome, one interval contains:
- the LOC103426677 gene encoding subtilisin-like protease SBT2.5 isoform X2, whose amino-acid sequence MRAPGVKSVERDWKVKRLTTHTPQFLGLPTGVWPTGGGFDRAGEDIVIGFVDSGIYPHHPSFASPNIDPYGPVPKYRGKCEVDPDTKRNFCNGKIIGAHHFAKAAIAAGVFNPSIDFDSPMDGDGHGSHTAAIAAGNNGIPVRMRGHEFGKASGMAPRARIAVYKALYRLFGGFVADVVAAIDQAVYDGVDILSLSVGPNSPPATTKTTYLNPFDATLLSAVKAGVFVAQAAGNGGPFPKTLVSYSPWIASVAAAIDDRRYKNHLTLGNGKLLAGLGLSPSTHPNQTYTLVAANDVLLDSSVVKYSPSDCQKPEVLNKNLVQGNILLCGYSFNFVVGTASIKKVSETAKSLGAIGFVLVVENVSPGTKFDPVPVGVPGILITDVEKSMDLIEYYNISTVRDWTGRVKSFKAIGSIGNGLTPILHKSAPQVAIFSARGPNIKDFSYQEADLLKPDILAPGSLIWAAWSPNGTDEPDYVGEGFAMISGTSMAAPHIAGIAALIKQKHPHWSPAAIKSALMTTSTTMDRAGRPLQAQQYSETQAIKFVSANPFDYGSGHVDPRAALDPGLIFDAGYQDYLGFLCTTPGINSNEIKKYTNSPCNYTMGHPSNFNSPSITVAHLVKSQTVTRTVTNVAQEETYVITTRMAPAVAIEASPRAMTLRPGASRKFSVILTVRSVTGSYSFGEVMMKGSRGHKVRIAVVAMGYQR is encoded by the exons ATGCGTGCTCCTGGTGTGAAATCGGTGGAGAGAGATTGGAAGGTGAAGAGACTTACAACCCACACCCCACAGTTTTTAGGTCTCCCAACTGGAGTATGGCCGACAGGAGGTGGCTTTGATAGGGCTGGGGAAGATATTGTGATAGGGTTTGTGGACTCAGGGATCTATCCGCACCATCCAAGCTTTGCGAGCCCCAATATCGATCCTTATGGGCCTGTTCCAAAGTATAGAGGTAAATGTGAAGTTGATCCAGACACAAAGAGGAACTTCTGTAATGGGAAGATTATTGGAGCTCACCATTTTGCCAAAGCTGCAATAGCAGCTGGGGTATTTAATCCTTCTATTGATTTTGACTCTCCTATGGATGGTGATGGACATGGAAG TCACACTGCAGCTATTGCAGCTGGTAATAATGGAATTCCAGTGAGAATGCGTGGTCATGAATTTGGGAAAGCAAGTGGGATGGCTCCCCGTGCCAG AATTGCTGTATATAAAGCCCTTTACAGGCTTTTTGGAGGATTTGTTGCAGATGTAGTTGCCGCAATTGATCAG GCTGTATATGATGGAGTGGATATATTGAGCCTTTCTGTGGGGCCAAACAGTCCTCCAGCTACCACCAAGACCACTTATTTGAATCCTTTTGATGCCACACTTCTTTCAGCTGTGAAAGCAGGTGTATTTGTTGCACAAGCAGCTGGAAATGGAGGACCTTTTCCAAAAACTTTAGTTTCTTATAGTCCTTGGATAGCTTCTGTTGCTGCTGCCATTGATGATCGCAGATACAAAAACCATTTAACGCTTGGAAATGGAAAACTATTAGCTGGACTTGGGCTGTCAC CATCAACACATCCAAATCAAACGTACACACTGGTTGCTGCAAATGATGTGCTTCTTGATTCTTCTGTAGTTAAGTATAGCCCCTCAGACTGCCAGAAACCAGAAGTTTTAAACAAGAACTTGGTTCAGGGGAATATTCTTCTTTGTGGCTATTCATTCAATTTCGTTGTTGGTACTGCATCAATCAAGAAAGTGTCCGAAACAGCCAAAAGTCTTGGTGCAATTGGTTTTGTTCTTGTGGTGGAAAATGTTTCCCCAGGGACAAAATTTGATCCTGTTCCTGTAGGCGTTCCTGGGATTTTAATCACCGATGTTGAAAAGTCAATG GATCTTATAGAATATTACAACATCTCTACAGTAAGGGATTGGACTGGTCGTGTGAAGAGCTTCAAAGCTATAGGTAGCATTGGGAATGGTTTGACGCCTATACTCCACAAGTCTGCACCACAGGTGGCAATATTCTCTGCTAGAGGACccaacatcaaagatttcagcTACCAAGAAGCGGATCTTCTCAAGCCGGATATTCTAGCTCCTGGTTCTCTAATTTGGGCTGCTTGGTCTCCAAATGGAACAGATGAACCTGATTATGTTG GGGAGGGATTTGCCATGATTTCGGGAACAAGTATGGCTGCACCACATATAGCTGGAATAGCTGCTCTTATAAAGCAGAAGCACCCTCATTGGAGCCCTGCCGCCATCAAATCAGCTTTGATGACAACATCAACAACTATGGACAGGGCTGGCAGACCTCTTCAAGCACAGCAATATTCAGAAACACAAGCCATTAAGTTTGTCAGTGCCAACCCTTTTGATTATGGGAGTGGCCATGTCGATCCAAGAGCTGCTCTGGATCCTGGACTAATCTTTGATGCGG gctATCAGGATTACTTGGGTTTCTTGTGTACAACACCTGGTATTAATTCTAATGAGATAAAGAAGTACACAAACTCCCCCTGCAATTACACTATGGGCCACCCGTCGAATTTCAACTCTCCTTCAATTACAGTAGCTCATCTTGTGAAAAGCCAAACAGTTACACGCACAGTCACAAATGTTGCACAAGAAGAAACCTATGTGATCACAACCAGAATGGCCCCAGCCGTTGCCATCGAAGCTAGCCCTCGGGCAATGACTCTGAGACCTGGTGCATCCCGAAAGTTCTCAGTGATTCTGACGGTTCGGTCTGTGACAGGATCCTACAGTTTTGGCGAGGTGATGATGAAAGGTAGCCGGGGGCACAAGGTGAGGATCGCTGTGGTAGCTATGGGATACCAACGGTAG
- the LOC103426677 gene encoding subtilisin-like protease SBT2.5 isoform X1, with product MVAVEFGCTVAVLFSLLIIGKADVYIVTIEGEPIISYQGGVDGFEATAVESDEKIDTTSESVTSYARHLESKHDMLLGMLFEEGSYQKLYSYQHLINGFAVHISHEQAETLMRAPGVKSVERDWKVKRLTTHTPQFLGLPTGVWPTGGGFDRAGEDIVIGFVDSGIYPHHPSFASPNIDPYGPVPKYRGKCEVDPDTKRNFCNGKIIGAHHFAKAAIAAGVFNPSIDFDSPMDGDGHGSHTAAIAAGNNGIPVRMRGHEFGKASGMAPRARIAVYKALYRLFGGFVADVVAAIDQAVYDGVDILSLSVGPNSPPATTKTTYLNPFDATLLSAVKAGVFVAQAAGNGGPFPKTLVSYSPWIASVAAAIDDRRYKNHLTLGNGKLLAGLGLSPSTHPNQTYTLVAANDVLLDSSVVKYSPSDCQKPEVLNKNLVQGNILLCGYSFNFVVGTASIKKVSETAKSLGAIGFVLVVENVSPGTKFDPVPVGVPGILITDVEKSMDLIEYYNISTVRDWTGRVKSFKAIGSIGNGLTPILHKSAPQVAIFSARGPNIKDFSYQEADLLKPDILAPGSLIWAAWSPNGTDEPDYVGEGFAMISGTSMAAPHIAGIAALIKQKHPHWSPAAIKSALMTTSTTMDRAGRPLQAQQYSETQAIKFVSANPFDYGSGHVDPRAALDPGLIFDAGYQDYLGFLCTTPGINSNEIKKYTNSPCNYTMGHPSNFNSPSITVAHLVKSQTVTRTVTNVAQEETYVITTRMAPAVAIEASPRAMTLRPGASRKFSVILTVRSVTGSYSFGEVMMKGSRGHKVRIAVVAMGYQR from the exons TTCTTGGCATGTTGTTTGAGGAAGGGAGCTACCAAAAACTCTACAGCTATCAACATCTTATTAATGGATTTGCAGTCCACATTTCTCATGAACAG GCAGAAACATTGATGCGTGCTCCTGGTGTGAAATCGGTGGAGAGAGATTGGAAGGTGAAGAGACTTACAACCCACACCCCACAGTTTTTAGGTCTCCCAACTGGAGTATGGCCGACAGGAGGTGGCTTTGATAGGGCTGGGGAAGATATTGTGATAGGGTTTGTGGACTCAGGGATCTATCCGCACCATCCAAGCTTTGCGAGCCCCAATATCGATCCTTATGGGCCTGTTCCAAAGTATAGAGGTAAATGTGAAGTTGATCCAGACACAAAGAGGAACTTCTGTAATGGGAAGATTATTGGAGCTCACCATTTTGCCAAAGCTGCAATAGCAGCTGGGGTATTTAATCCTTCTATTGATTTTGACTCTCCTATGGATGGTGATGGACATGGAAG TCACACTGCAGCTATTGCAGCTGGTAATAATGGAATTCCAGTGAGAATGCGTGGTCATGAATTTGGGAAAGCAAGTGGGATGGCTCCCCGTGCCAG AATTGCTGTATATAAAGCCCTTTACAGGCTTTTTGGAGGATTTGTTGCAGATGTAGTTGCCGCAATTGATCAG GCTGTATATGATGGAGTGGATATATTGAGCCTTTCTGTGGGGCCAAACAGTCCTCCAGCTACCACCAAGACCACTTATTTGAATCCTTTTGATGCCACACTTCTTTCAGCTGTGAAAGCAGGTGTATTTGTTGCACAAGCAGCTGGAAATGGAGGACCTTTTCCAAAAACTTTAGTTTCTTATAGTCCTTGGATAGCTTCTGTTGCTGCTGCCATTGATGATCGCAGATACAAAAACCATTTAACGCTTGGAAATGGAAAACTATTAGCTGGACTTGGGCTGTCAC CATCAACACATCCAAATCAAACGTACACACTGGTTGCTGCAAATGATGTGCTTCTTGATTCTTCTGTAGTTAAGTATAGCCCCTCAGACTGCCAGAAACCAGAAGTTTTAAACAAGAACTTGGTTCAGGGGAATATTCTTCTTTGTGGCTATTCATTCAATTTCGTTGTTGGTACTGCATCAATCAAGAAAGTGTCCGAAACAGCCAAAAGTCTTGGTGCAATTGGTTTTGTTCTTGTGGTGGAAAATGTTTCCCCAGGGACAAAATTTGATCCTGTTCCTGTAGGCGTTCCTGGGATTTTAATCACCGATGTTGAAAAGTCAATG GATCTTATAGAATATTACAACATCTCTACAGTAAGGGATTGGACTGGTCGTGTGAAGAGCTTCAAAGCTATAGGTAGCATTGGGAATGGTTTGACGCCTATACTCCACAAGTCTGCACCACAGGTGGCAATATTCTCTGCTAGAGGACccaacatcaaagatttcagcTACCAAGAAGCGGATCTTCTCAAGCCGGATATTCTAGCTCCTGGTTCTCTAATTTGGGCTGCTTGGTCTCCAAATGGAACAGATGAACCTGATTATGTTG GGGAGGGATTTGCCATGATTTCGGGAACAAGTATGGCTGCACCACATATAGCTGGAATAGCTGCTCTTATAAAGCAGAAGCACCCTCATTGGAGCCCTGCCGCCATCAAATCAGCTTTGATGACAACATCAACAACTATGGACAGGGCTGGCAGACCTCTTCAAGCACAGCAATATTCAGAAACACAAGCCATTAAGTTTGTCAGTGCCAACCCTTTTGATTATGGGAGTGGCCATGTCGATCCAAGAGCTGCTCTGGATCCTGGACTAATCTTTGATGCGG gctATCAGGATTACTTGGGTTTCTTGTGTACAACACCTGGTATTAATTCTAATGAGATAAAGAAGTACACAAACTCCCCCTGCAATTACACTATGGGCCACCCGTCGAATTTCAACTCTCCTTCAATTACAGTAGCTCATCTTGTGAAAAGCCAAACAGTTACACGCACAGTCACAAATGTTGCACAAGAAGAAACCTATGTGATCACAACCAGAATGGCCCCAGCCGTTGCCATCGAAGCTAGCCCTCGGGCAATGACTCTGAGACCTGGTGCATCCCGAAAGTTCTCAGTGATTCTGACGGTTCGGTCTGTGACAGGATCCTACAGTTTTGGCGAGGTGATGATGAAAGGTAGCCGGGGGCACAAGGTGAGGATCGCTGTGGTAGCTATGGGATACCAACGGTAG